DNA from Kitasatospora acidiphila:
GGCGGGGACGACGCGGTCGGCGCCGCCGTGCAGGAGCAGCACCGGGACGGTGATCCGCTCGGGGTCGAAGCCCCAGGGCGCGACGTAGGCGAGGTCGTCGTCCAGGATGCCGTCCAGGCCGGATGCGGTGCCGCGCTGGGCGACGTCGCCCAGCCAGGACCAGTCGCCCTGGAGCGCGGCGTGGTCCTGCGGGGTGAACATCTCGGGATCGAAGTCGGCCAGGGCGAGCTCGGCGGTGAGTTCCGCACGGTCGGCGACGGCCGCGCGGAGCTCGGCCCTGCCCCCGGGGTACATGCCCGCGAACCAGTCCAACCCTGGCGCGCCGTACGGGGCCAGACCGGCCACGCTGACCACGCCGGCCACCCGGTCGGGCAGCAGTGCGGCGCAGGCCAGCGCGTGGTTGGCGCCACCGGAGGCGCCGAGCACGCCGAACCGCGTGATCCCCAGCGCGTCCGCCACCGCGGCGGTGTCGGCGGCAGCGGCGGCCAGGTCGCGCCCGGCGGCGGGCGTCGAACCGCCGTATCCGGGGCGGTCGTAGGAGATCCAGCGGATGCCGTGCCGTCGTGCGGCCGCGAACAGCGGCTGCGGTGGCAGGCCGATGCTGGGGGTGCCGTGGTGCCACAGCACGGGCAGCGGCTCGGCACCGCGCTCGGTGTCGCCCGCCGGGGAGTGGTCGTACACGTGCAGGGTGCGGCCGTCGGTCAGCCGGATGTCGAACTCGGTCGTCATGTGGCGGACCATACCCACTTCTTGAGGTTGACGGGTCGTCAGGCCGGAGTCAGGTCCAATCAATGGTGAGCGAACTCCATTGGCACGAGCCGGGCTCAGCTCGTGGTCGAGAGGCCGGTGGGGTGGTTCGGTCCCGGAACGGGCTCCAGCAGCCTGAGCACTTCCGCCGCGTGGTCGCACAGCGCGGCCCGGTGCGGTCGGCCGGTCTTGGCCAGCAGGCTGGCCACGTGCTTCTCGACCGTGCGGGGCGAGATGAACAGCC
Protein-coding regions in this window:
- a CDS encoding alpha/beta fold hydrolase, which translates into the protein MTTEFDIRLTDGRTLHVYDHSPAGDTERGAEPLPVLWHHGTPSIGLPPQPLFAAARRHGIRWISYDRPGYGGSTPAAGRDLAAAAADTAAVADALGITRFGVLGASGGANHALACAALLPDRVAGVVSVAGLAPYGAPGLDWFAGMYPGGRAELRAAVADRAELTAELALADFDPEMFTPQDHAALQGDWSWLGDVAQRGTASGLDGILDDDLAYVAPWGFDPERITVPVLLLHGGADRVVPASHGEWLARAIPGAELRRYPADGHLSILNAAACALSWLRIRG